GCAAAGGTCGTGGTTTCTACTATGTCTCTTTATAACCCAACAATGTTAGAATGATTAGAAATTTTAACGTGAAAAATTTTAACGTGGTTGTCATGAAGGTAGACATACAGCAATGTTCTTGTGATCTGCGTAAGATACATAGGTGTGGTCAGCGTCGAAGGTGTTCTACCCGATCAGTCGTCCCGTGGACGGAAGAAAACCGTGGCCATCGAGGACGTATCCCATCACAGCGACACCACACATTTGACGCCGATCGTATTTTTCGTGTATACACTTACGGGAACAATTGTGCAGAAGTCAGGGAAACGCGAAAAAGAATTGCAGCAATGTTGTAGTCGGCACTTTAACCTTCATATTctattgggatttttctttcacattgcCTCAGTCGCTCCGCAAAGGCGCTTACGATTATTTGGTATTCAGCCCACTATGTCGGTGCTAATTTCCTGATTAATGTGGTGCCTACATCATTAGGCTTACTTtgtcttcagaaaaaagttcatgCTCATGCTCTATAAAGAGAATCACAGAAATCTTTTCTCAATGCTCCATTTCGTTAGGTGTACAACGCAATTGTTAATCGAACTGAAACCGGAGGGTTCGAACTGGCAGGCATAGAATATCCTTCGATCAAAACAATGGTAGATGAGTTGCAGGTATAGTCAGACcaaacgatctgaagctcaGTGCATCTGGGTGAACGGTTGCACTCGAAGTTCTGGTTTACACATCCATGCAGTTCGCTtggacttaaaggcagcgtacaaCGAATCAggggtgatacggatttcaggtggagtatccgtatacggttgctgaatgctgttttgtacgatgccttctactgcagcgcgccactcttgcacgcatagcgtcccttactgcctatcggggcagtccgaattgattttcgacgaatcgcagagcggaggcggcgcaagggatggtgcgttgcaatagatggcgtcgtacaaaacaacattctggaggcggctgtttgcagtgatgcacagggagagatgagcggaactacccccgtctccataatctacgaccccgtgtacggatactccacctgaaatccgcaccacctcagattcgtggtatgctgcctctaacaGAAGTCTTATCTAGATCGCAACCGctcacgcaattgcaccaagtACTCTAATTTTCATCACCTTCCgtttttccatcttttgatcttttttcttttattcacaTACTAAATACTCGTTCCACTCATTTGCTCAAAAACTTTACTAAATCAATCTGGTTACGTTAAGGTTCGGAAGAGACCTATTCAAATCGATGGTGCTCAGGTGGTTCTGAACTGCCCAGTACGCCGGAAACAGTGGGAGTTAAAACATTGGTAGGTGTGACACACTTTGTAGTTATGAGATGTTCAACTGCcatcatttcttttcagcaTGATAACATTAGGTAAACGTCTTGGAAAAGGCTCTTATGGAAGCGTCTACAAGGGAATATTACGCAAAGATCGCCAAACCATTGACGTAATTCTATTCTGTCGTTTATTGGGCCTCTAACATATCGTAAAATAAAGgaggaagaatgaaaagataaTGTCAAAAATGCAgactttaaaaatttgtagTCTAGTGTTGAGTTTACTTCAGAGAAGCAATTTCTGAAGGCTCTGAGGACTCTAGGTAGCTGACCACGAAGTTATAATAGGGATAATAACCTATTATAACTTAATAATAGGATAATAACCTCAGAGTAGcggaacattttcaaaaatagatgAATTCAGCAGACAAAACTAATTTACCACTTCTATTGATTTTCTACCGTGGATTATCATTATGATGCAAATACGAAAAGATTGGGGATCTCTATATGGTTCTTAAAAAATGGCTAAGAATTACTTACGAGTAAATCGCAGTCATCCAGAGTAGAAgtcttttttaattaattctcTGTGTACGCGCACGTGTTTTCGCGcgttccatttgttttttcttttttggttttggaaTCCAACTGCTCGAAGACTTCATAATTTAGGATTTTCACCTTCGCTCTTTCGGTCCTCTTCTAATCTTCATCTCCATTGACCTAATTCTTTATCAACAAACTTGTTTCTTAAACTTTAGAGCAGTGCCGCAAATTGCTCTGCCTGAGTATGATTCCATGAATTTTGCGGAATATTAGCAAATCTATCGAAGTTTAGGTTTTAGTTCATATTCTGAGCCATTTATTACATCTATTAAGTAAGAAGAAGTACTTAAGCTGGATACAATCCACAGTGCATTCCATTTTGCTGAtattttcaacgttttcaaCGTCTTAGGTAGCTGTGAAAGTTTTGAGCGACATGAGCCCCGAGAATTCCTATGCTTTATGGAAGGAGGCTCGAGTGATGCAAATGTATGATCATCCACATGTGGTTCGGATGTATGGTGTAGCGAACGATACAGAGGTAATTGATTTcgctttctttcattcttcacCAGGAGTGTGAACGTCTGTGACGCTACAAATCACAAATTCGACgtgacagaagaaaaaatccctaGCCCTGATTCCTATTCCAATAAATTCTGTTTTCTAGCCGTATTACCTTGTGATGGAATTGGTTTCGGGTGGAGCGTTAAAcgattttctcaaaaagaaagggaGGCATGCTAAGACCAGCAAAAGGGTACAGGTACAAAGTCATTTTTGCACACAGTTTTATGCTACTTGACATGCCCTTTGAAACACTGAGCTCTTTGAAGCAATTCTcaaattctctttctttcttgcctTTCGGGAAATTCTAGCCAATTAGTGTGTGTTGCGAATATGTCGCATCCCAGTATTGAGAAATTCCGGAACTGCACTGGATATTTGGTCGCCGTCGAATGTGTTTAACCGAGTGGATGCGATTCGGTCATAGTAAACGGAAGCACGACGTGTAGAAGAGAGCCTACACTGTGACAGACGCTTTGTTCTTACTTGGTTGAACAAATCAAACCAGCATTTCCTCCTTTCCTAGCAGAGCGAAGCTCAAAAAACTAGGTCTTAAGTCGCATATTTTAGCGTACATCATTACCTACAAGCACAGATCAACGGGACCACCCACGAATTTgatgtggtatggatttccgatggacaaactctatacAGGGTCTTAGATTGTCGGGTCACGGGTGGTTCCGGTCATCTCTACATAATCTTTAGTAAAGAAAACCGTCGTGAAAGGCCCAGTTTTTTCATGACGATTTCAGTCCGACGcgacgcgccacccttgcacacgcgccgcatccagttGTGCAGtggtcgaaagccagtgagttctcctcgactgcctattcaagtgaaacctatgaataggttgctgaggggaccaggaCGTGTatatagaggagcgttctaacgttcctcctAAGAagtaaagcggttcccacgccgtttcttaggacggttagggagaggtgagcggaaccagccCTGATACGGCAATcaacaactccatctctagcttctcccgtggattccctcatcacgtcagatttgtggtaacTGCTTTTAAACATTTGCCATAAGTCTTTGGATgtcaaaaacacaaaacaaaagctTGTTCCTTGattttagctgttttttttttttggcgtcAGCGTCAGAGAATCACTTTTCAATGCAGTATAGTCGatccaaaacgacatgaacttgcgtaaacggctgcgctcgacaACACGCGTTGCAGATAGCGGTTGGTGTCGAGGTgtgaccatcgcgaactgcagcgatgagtgatgTTAGCTAGGATCGCCCTCTTGACCGCTCCGCTCcctccgcaccgctttgagctttgcttacgcaaccgcaccgagcttcacgtcgtcttgatccgactatattcAAAACTATGCGAGAATTTATAGTTAGTCTCGTATGTTCAGATCTTGTACGAAGCATCTCTTGGAATAGAATATCTGCACAGCAGAGGATGTATCCATAGAGATATCGCAGCGAGAAACCTACTACTTGACAAGGTCGTGAAGGTGTGGATATCAgcaaatttctttgttatccATAAGCGTGCATAAAAGTCGACTTTCTTGCCAGAAAACTTTCCAATGAATTATGTTTAGAGTTCTAGCAAGTGCTCCTATTTGATTTGCTCTTTATTTCCACAAACATGGAATGTTTTGTAGGTTGCTGACTTTGGTCTTACGAGGAAATCAAAGTCTTACAAGGTTAATCCGGACAAACCCATGAATTTGAGATGGTTAGCACCTGACGTGTACCATACTGGCATAGTACGTGATTTTATGGCTGGCACTTTTAAATATCACACTAACGTTGTAAATAAGCAGTTAGACAATGGGATACCTATTGTTGTCCATCTTACGACTGTGGTATCTTTCAGTATGGAtaataagtttaaaaaacatGAAACTCTCTTCAGGGAGTAACGTAGGAAgtgttattatatttgttgtttttatcattactgttattattatattcgttattttattaatcttttaaaatcaattacTGATTGACACGAAAAGAGCGCAGTACTAGTAAACGAACATGCCAGATCTGccaaatggaatttttctttaactgaATGTCTGAGTCGTCGTTACAGGTCGAAAAACACACGGATGTGTATGCGTTCGGAATAACAATGTGGGAAGTGTTCCAGATCCCTTATCAGATACCGTACCGCGAATGGAATGCAGATGAGGTACGAACAAATGTAAAATCACATTTTAAAATGCGTAAGTTAGTTCCACGAGGGAAGAATAACGTGGTGAttataaaaaataggaaaaaacagCATTGTTACTTCCCTGACCTCAGTCTTAATGGAattgttctttattttcttcttcactcgTTTCATCGTTCAGtcatgttatttttgtttttctttttttgtggcaaCATTTACCACACATTGCTCACGATTTCATGGATA
The Necator americanus strain Aroian chromosome I, whole genome shotgun sequence genome window above contains:
- a CDS encoding hypothetical protein (NECATOR_CHRI.G2818.T1), whose product is MLPVEGLIREVKKRARKSRSVSEENLEVVNVEEHKLDYWHGFIPNEDTALILKNDGDFLIRLLMEEPKPICISVREGAKVYNAIVNRTETGGFELAGIEYPSIKTMVDELQVRKRPIQIDGAQVVLNCPVRRKQWELKHCMITLGKRLGKGSYGSVYKGILRKDRQTIDVAVKVLSDMSPENSYALWKEARVMQMYDHPHVVRMYGVANDTEPYYLVMELVSGGALNDFLKKKGRHAKTSKRVQILYEASLGIEYLHSRGCIHRDIAARNLLLDKVVKVADFGLTRKSKSYKVNPDKPMNLRWLAPDVYHTGIVEKHTDVYAFGITMWEVFQIPYQIPYREWNADEVYQNVVDGTYRLSPQDIMPTDVASLFRECIAEPQLRPTFKSIVLFLKEGSVGTVTWLAILLFYNVPVERTAICTYKINAFCSNNLDYHLETPKKLLESSYINTTTQYVLLLSVVFRC
- a CDS encoding hypothetical protein (NECATOR_CHRI.G2818.T2) encodes the protein MTSISLLPLFVMLIMFLFLTGLTSKQLHPEGGIEGLIREVKKRARKSRSVSEENLEVVNVEEHKLDYWHGFIPNEDTALILKNDGDFLIRLLMEEPKPICISVREGAKVYNAIVNRTETGGFELAGIEYPSIKTMVDELQVRKRPIQIDGAQVVLNCPVRRKQWELKHCMITLGKRLGKGSYGSVYKGILRKDRQTIDVAVKVLSDMSPENSYALWKEARVMQMYDHPHVVRMYGVANDTEPYYLVMELVSGGALNDFLKKKGRHAKTSKRVQILYEASLGIEYLHSRGCIHRDIAARNLLLDKVVKVADFGLTRKSKSYKVNPDKPMNLRWLAPDVYHTGIVEKHTDVYAFGITMWEVFQIPYQIPYREWNADEVYQNVVDGTYRLSPQDIMPTDVASLFRECIAEPQLRPTFKSIVLFLKEGSVGTVTWLAILLFYNVPVERTAICTYKINAFCSNNLDYHLETPKKLLESSYINTTTQYVLLLSVVFRC